A region from the Phycisphaeraceae bacterium genome encodes:
- a CDS encoding ABC transporter ATP-binding protein, with amino-acid sequence MALLELNQLDVHYGAIRGLHDVTLQVEAGQVVALLGANGAGKSTTLRAISGLIRPTRGRITFDGRSIVGLQPHRIVEMGIAHVPEGRGIFANFTVAENLRIGGHAHRLTARQYADRLEEALHLFPRLRERLTQNAGTLSGGEQQMLAIARALIGKPRLLLLDEPSLGLAPQIVQLIFKIIRQINAHEGGGTTVLLVEQNVHMALQAANYAYVLEVGSIAMADTADRLAASDQIRKAYLGAT; translated from the coding sequence ATGGCACTCCTTGAGCTAAATCAACTCGATGTCCACTACGGCGCAATCCGCGGATTGCACGATGTGACGCTGCAGGTGGAGGCAGGCCAGGTCGTCGCACTGTTGGGGGCTAACGGAGCAGGTAAATCCACGACGCTCCGCGCGATCTCCGGCCTCATCAGGCCGACACGCGGGCGGATCACCTTTGATGGCCGATCCATCGTCGGCCTGCAGCCCCACCGTATCGTTGAGATGGGAATCGCCCACGTCCCTGAGGGGCGGGGTATTTTTGCCAACTTCACCGTTGCGGAAAATCTGCGGATCGGCGGCCATGCGCACCGACTCACAGCCAGGCAATATGCCGACCGGCTTGAAGAGGCTCTGCATCTGTTCCCTCGTTTGCGCGAACGACTCACTCAAAATGCCGGCACGCTTTCAGGCGGGGAGCAGCAGATGCTCGCCATCGCACGGGCGCTGATCGGCAAGCCTCGCCTGCTTCTGCTCGACGAACCTTCGCTGGGTCTGGCGCCGCAGATCGTCCAGTTAATTTTCAAAATCATTCGTCAGATCAACGCCCATGAGGGCGGAGGTACGACGGTGCTGCTGGTGGAGCAGAATGTTCACATGGCCTTGCAAGCGGCGAATTACGCCTATGTCCTCGAAGTCGGCTCAATCGCCATGGCGGATACAGCCGATCGACTAGCAGCCAGCGATCAGATCAGGAAGGCCTATCTGGGTGCCACATGA
- a CDS encoding ABC transporter ATP-binding protein — protein MLRLNQVSLSFGGLKAVQDVCLDLFPGDLHGLIGPNGAGKTTIFNLVTGVYHPQAGRIELHGRTINGLRPHRVAHAGIARTFQNIRLFPDLSVLDNVRVACHLRARHGIAAALLRTARHRGEERAVTDHSLDLLHKFNLDSRRHETARNLPYGDQRRLEIARALATGPAVLLLDEPAAGMNTGEKRALAELIRQIRQEFNLTILLIDHDMGLIMNICDRITVLDHGEVICCGTASQVQSDPQVIEAYLGESSKTTDHPNP, from the coding sequence ATCCTGCGACTGAATCAGGTATCGCTTTCCTTCGGCGGCCTCAAAGCTGTTCAGGATGTCTGTCTCGATCTCTTTCCGGGTGATTTGCACGGCCTCATCGGACCCAACGGTGCGGGAAAAACGACGATCTTCAACCTCGTGACCGGCGTCTATCACCCACAGGCGGGCCGGATCGAGCTTCACGGTCGGACGATTAACGGATTAAGGCCGCATCGTGTCGCACATGCCGGAATCGCCCGGACATTTCAGAACATCCGGCTGTTTCCCGATCTATCGGTCCTCGATAACGTCCGGGTCGCCTGTCATCTCCGCGCCCGACATGGCATCGCGGCTGCGCTGCTCCGCACGGCAAGACATCGCGGAGAGGAACGCGCGGTCACCGATCATTCCCTCGACCTGCTGCATAAGTTCAACCTCGACTCGCGCCGACATGAGACCGCGAGAAACCTGCCCTATGGCGACCAGCGCCGCCTGGAAATCGCGCGGGCATTGGCGACTGGTCCTGCGGTCCTGCTGCTGGACGAACCGGCAGCGGGCATGAATACCGGTGAAAAACGCGCGCTGGCGGAGCTTATCCGCCAGATCCGTCAGGAGTTCAACCTGACAATCCTGCTGATCGATCACGACATGGGGTTGATTATGAATATCTGCGATCGCATCACCGTGCTCGACCATGGAGAAGTGATCTGCTGCGGCACCGCCAGTCAGGTGCAGAGCGACCCGCAAGTAATCGAGGCGTACCTCGGAGAAAGCAGCAAGACAACCGATCACCCAAACCCCTGA
- a CDS encoding branched-chain amino acid ABC transporter permease, with protein MGDGSAKLAPPSLASNLSKRARELAPSRVEAFIRSVLPLVIGLTVALVLHCYAERWFGAYPQKILIDIGINIVLAVSLNIVNGYTGQFSIGHAGFMALGGYAAGYVMYYGSFYFWGDPNTFHGGFLSLTLDPSRYVGPYFGWGDLLFVGAMIAGGLVAAFFGLLVGLPSLRLRGDYLAIVTLGFGEIVRVIIESTRPVIDRPQKLTALRWYELFNHVGGPLGFTLPFYSSLFWVGTAVTVMLLVAYRIKNSTFGRAFLAIRENEIAAAAIGVPTTRYKVRAFVIAAFFAGVAGALFAHQVGNLLNPGELGFQKSFDIVIMVVLGGMGSISGAVLAAAVLTILPEALRQFADYRMVIYAAMLIVIMIVRPQGLFGVREIWDLPIWSRWRARRHPGGQP; from the coding sequence ATGGGTGACGGCTCCGCTAAACTCGCACCGCCCTCGCTGGCATCCAACCTGTCGAAGCGGGCACGCGAGCTTGCGCCGTCTCGTGTCGAAGCCTTCATCCGCAGCGTCCTGCCGCTGGTGATTGGCCTGACAGTGGCTCTCGTTCTCCATTGCTACGCCGAGCGATGGTTCGGTGCGTACCCTCAGAAAATCCTCATCGATATCGGCATCAACATCGTCCTGGCGGTGTCGCTCAACATCGTCAACGGGTACACAGGACAGTTCTCCATCGGTCACGCGGGCTTCATGGCACTGGGCGGTTATGCCGCTGGTTACGTCATGTATTACGGCTCGTTTTATTTCTGGGGCGATCCCAATACCTTTCACGGCGGATTTCTCAGTCTGACGCTCGATCCGAGCCGATATGTCGGTCCCTACTTCGGCTGGGGTGATCTACTCTTTGTCGGCGCAATGATTGCAGGCGGTCTGGTCGCAGCCTTTTTCGGGCTGCTCGTGGGGTTGCCGTCATTGCGGCTGCGCGGCGATTATCTTGCTATCGTCACGCTCGGCTTCGGCGAAATCGTGCGAGTGATCATCGAATCGACCCGTCCCGTCATTGACCGGCCGCAAAAGTTAACCGCACTTCGCTGGTACGAATTATTCAACCATGTCGGCGGGCCGCTGGGGTTCACGCTCCCGTTTTATTCCAGCCTGTTCTGGGTGGGAACGGCCGTGACCGTCATGCTCCTGGTCGCCTATCGGATCAAAAACTCAACCTTTGGCCGCGCTTTCCTGGCGATCCGTGAAAACGAGATCGCCGCCGCCGCAATCGGCGTACCGACGACACGGTACAAGGTCCGCGCCTTCGTCATCGCGGCATTCTTCGCGGGAGTGGCGGGTGCTCTGTTTGCCCATCAGGTCGGCAACCTGCTCAACCCCGGCGAGCTTGGATTCCAGAAATCATTCGACATCGTCATCATGGTCGTCCTCGGCGGGATGGGTTCGATTTCCGGCGCAGTCCTTGCCGCCGCAGTGCTGACGATCCTGCCCGAAGCTCTGCGGCAATTCGCCGACTACCGCATGGTGATTTATGCGGCCATGCTCATCGTCATCATGATCGTTCGACCGCAGGGACTCTTTGGCGTGCGTGAAATCTGGGATCTGCCGATCTGGTCTCGCTGGCGGGCACGTCGTCATCCGGGGGGACAGCCGTGA